GGGCCAGCGGCGCGGACGGCGAAGAGGATTCCGATGACAAACAGCGGCAGTGCGGCGCTGGCGTACTCACCAGTAACCAGTGCGCGCCAGAGGCTGCTGGCGAGCTGCGCGGGAGTGTAGCGATTGCCCTTGTCGTCGCGCGGAACTTGATGAGCACGTTCCCAGCGGCTGATTGCTTCGTCGTCGAAGGGCGGAGCGCCGAACACCGAACCAGCAAGGGGATAGACAGGATTTCCGGTGAAATAGAGGTTTTTTCCATACCACGGACCGATCGTCACGAGCGATGCCGCCAAGAAAGCAGCGGTCGCGATCGCTGCTGACCGCCAGGCTGCTTGTGAATCGTTCTTTTGGCTTTGCGTACTATGCTCTGTCGTTTTTAGAACGAGTAACGCATCGCGCACGATCCAGACGAGTGCAGGCAAAAGGACGAGCGCGAGGGCCGGATACTTACAGCAGCAGGCCATGCCCGCAGCGAGTCCCGCGAGGATCGCGCGCTGGGTGAGTGACACGTCGAGCAGTAGCGCGTGGAGTGTGAGGAGAGCAAACGAGGCGAGCACGCCATCGTTCAGTCCGCCTATCGAAACGTGCAATGCCCACGGATGCGAAACGTAAATCGCCACGGCGAGAAGCGATGAAAGTCTGCCGAGCGACAATCGCCGCGCGATCGAGTAGATGCTCCCTGCTGCAATCATGCTGGCGACAGCCATCAGCAATTTGCCGGCGAGCGCGCCATGCCACCAATCGAGATCGCCACGAAACAGATTCATCGCCACGATCGCCGGAACTTCGGCCAGGAGTGGCATGTTGCCATAGACGTTATGCGTTAAAAACGAAATCTGCCCTGCTTGATACCACTCCTTGGGAACTTGCAGGTGATACTCGCGGACGTCGAAATCGTGCGGCGGCAAGATCGATCCCCACAGCGTCACGCCAATCAAGAGGCCGATAATAATCGCGAGCGCGCGCTCGGTTCCTGTCCATGCTTCCCTCGGATTTTTGAGCGAAGCGGAACTTCTAACCAGCGCGAGCCAGCCACGCTGGTGCGCGACGAGATCGACCACGGCGATCAGCCCGAGAAGCGCTAGTCCGATGCCGAAGTAAATTCCCTTCGTCGTGAAGAGCCCTACCACGAGCACGACCGTGGCCAGCATGCCGTAGCCCAGTAGGGCGCCGAATACGAGGCGCTCGAGAGGCGTGAGCGTTCCGTCGATGCCGAGGAGTCGTCGCGCGCTGTTGCCAGCCAGAAGCATCAGCGCAGCTGTAGCCAGCGCGACGAGCAGGATCGGCAGCCGGTCGAAAAAACCAAGCGTCATTTGCCCCGCGCCAAACCACTGGCCGATGAGCAAGTCGGGATTCAGCAAGTAGAGCCACAACTGCTGACGCAGGGGCTGCTGCGCGAAAAACAGCAGCATCAGTAGTCCGATGCTACTGGCCAGCACGATGCCCATCGCTGTGGGGGCTGTGCGAGGGGAAGAGATCGGCGCGGAAGCTCCTACCGAAGTAGCTGCTGCCCTTGTTTTTTCGCGTTTTGCCAAGTGAAAAAGTCCCGATCTCTATCGTGCGGTCGCGGGGCGCAGCACGATCCGCCCGAAATGGGGATCGCGCGGGCCGACCTATCACTGCAAGTTGTGTGAACTATGATTGTATACTCGTAGCCTCCCGAGCGAGGAATCGTGCGGGCTGTAACGAATTTAACGAACCACCATGTGGGCGAGGCGGAAACTGTCTTGCTCAATCTCCCCTCCCTTTGCTGCTGGTGAATGATGCCTGGAACTTCTGCCGAACGACTCCGCGGTATTTTTACGCCCAACATCGTCCCCCTCGATGCCGATGGCGAGATCCACGAAGGCGAACTGCGCCGCTATGTCGATTGGCTCATCGACTCGGGTGTACATGGGCTTTATCCCAACGGCAGCACCGGCGAGTTCACGCGCTTCACAGCGGAAGAACGTCGACGCATCATCGAGATCATGGCCGATCAGACAGCTGGTCGTGTGCCGATTCTCGCCGGAGCTGCGGAAGCCAACACGCGCGAAACAATCAAGGCGTGCGAGTACTATTACGAGCTCGGCTGTCGCGCCGTCGCGATTGTTTCGCCCTTCTACTACAAGCTGACCCCCGCTGGCGTGTACGCCTATTTCAAAGAGATCGCCGACAACTCGCCGATCGACATCACGCTCTATAACATCCCGATGTTCGCCTCGCCGATCGATGTGCCAACGGTGCAACGCTTGGCAGAAGAATGCGAGCGCGCGGTGGCCATTAAGGATAGCTCGGGAGATCTGCCGCACATGATGCGCATGATCGCTGCCGTGCGACCACTCCGCACCGATTTCAGCTTCCTCACCGGCTGGGATGCGGCGCTGATGCCGATGATTCTGGTCGGCTGCGATGGTGGAACAAACGCCACCAGCGGTGTGGTGCCCGAGATCACGCGCAAGCTCTACGACCTGACGGTGAGTGGCCAAATCGACGCCGCACGCGATCTGCAATATCGCTTGCTGCCGCTGTTCGATGCGATGCTCTACTCGGCTGAATTCCCCGACGGTTTCCGCGCGGCGATGAAGCTTCGAGGCTTCGAGCCCGGTCCAAGTCGTCAGCCGAAGTCCGACGTTCAGCAGTTGCAACTGGCGAAGCTCAGCGATCAGCTGCAATGCTTGCTCGCCGCCGAGGGCTTCACCTCGCAACCATCGGGTGGCTGCAAGCCCAAGCCAGCGGTGAACGAAGACGAAGTTGCCCGCATCGTGCAAACGGTGATGGGTGAACTGCGTAAGCACGGCGTGTAACGCACTGACAGCTTCGCGCGGGATGCTGCTCTTAGCCGAGCAGGTCATCCAGTGGCGGAATGTGCCACAACTGCGAGGGGAACAAGGTTTCAGCGAGTTTCGCGGCTGCAGCGGAACTCGCGTCGAGCTCGCCACGAGCAATCGCCGATTCGACGCTCCACTGACCGAGCAGAAGCATGCCGAGGCAAGTTTCGCTGAGCGTAATCGACGGCGATGTGGCCGCTGCTTCCACCAGTTTCACGCCGCTGCGATAGAGCTGCAGTCGAAACTGTTTTTGCGGTGCTCGTAGCG
This window of the Pirellula staleyi DSM 6068 genome carries:
- a CDS encoding dihydrodipicolinate synthase family protein, whose protein sequence is MMPGTSAERLRGIFTPNIVPLDADGEIHEGELRRYVDWLIDSGVHGLYPNGSTGEFTRFTAEERRRIIEIMADQTAGRVPILAGAAEANTRETIKACEYYYELGCRAVAIVSPFYYKLTPAGVYAYFKEIADNSPIDITLYNIPMFASPIDVPTVQRLAEECERAVAIKDSSGDLPHMMRMIAAVRPLRTDFSFLTGWDAALMPMILVGCDGGTNATSGVVPEITRKLYDLTVSGQIDAARDLQYRLLPLFDAMLYSAEFPDGFRAAMKLRGFEPGPSRQPKSDVQQLQLAKLSDQLQCLLAAEGFTSQPSGGCKPKPAVNEDEVARIVQTVMGELRKHGV